One genomic window of Thermococcus indicus includes the following:
- a CDS encoding isochorismatase family protein produces the protein MKEDYFTRGFIAEMRERYFRPRKWEKVRPFRKSAVLAIDLQRYFLTPESRAFLPSAPRFVPGLVEFYREVEKLGVPLIFTRHSHQDDIMTRWWGGDMPKNDPLNELLEEFKPFAGTVIEKRTYDAFHGTNLEGKLRKLGIETVVITGVMTHLCCETTAREAFVRGFNVVFPVDGTLTQNRFFHEATLRNLSHGFAVTPTLEEVLEWLSSG, from the coding sequence ATGAAGGAGGACTACTTCACCCGGGGATTCATAGCCGAGATGAGGGAGCGGTATTTCAGGCCGAGGAAGTGGGAGAAGGTCAGGCCGTTCCGGAAGTCGGCGGTTCTGGCGATAGACCTTCAGAGATACTTTCTCACGCCGGAGAGCAGGGCGTTCCTGCCTTCCGCGCCTCGATTCGTTCCGGGGCTGGTGGAGTTTTACAGGGAGGTGGAGAAGCTTGGCGTTCCGCTAATCTTCACCCGCCACTCCCACCAGGACGACATCATGACCCGCTGGTGGGGCGGAGACATGCCGAAGAACGACCCGCTAAACGAACTTCTTGAAGAGTTCAAGCCCTTTGCCGGAACAGTCATCGAGAAGAGAACCTACGACGCCTTCCACGGCACTAACCTTGAGGGAAAGCTCAGAAAGCTCGGCATCGAGACGGTAGTCATCACCGGCGTCATGACGCACCTCTGCTGTGAAACAACAGCCAGGGAGGCCTTCGTGCGGGGCTTCAACGTCGTCTTTCCGGTTGACGGGACGCTGACCCAGAACAGGTTTTTCCACGAGGCAACGCTTAGAAACCTCTCCCACGGCTTCGCGGTTACGCCAACGCTGGAGGAGGTGCTCGAATGGCTCTCGTCGGGATAA
- a CDS encoding alpha/beta hydrolase-fold protein encodes MVKNIPTIPIIVLLAGMLVLSAGCLNGGGATQTTSGQSNESTTLQASETTDSPQSTPMPTSSISTTGTASTEVLEGDNETTSTATGTPNVVTVTFIVSVPNYTPENDSIYIAGDFNGWNPGDENYRLRKRDDGRWEITLEFREGTGIEFKFTRGSWETVEKGRNGEEISNRHFTFKENGIYEFTVYHWRDYVEEVGVGTHTIVGNVTTFKMFMPQLNRTRRIWVYLPPDYGKSDRRYPVLYMHDGQNLFDQATSFAGEWNVDETLEKLFRERNFSVIVVGIDNGGERRIDEYSPWRNEAYEGGGEGDAYVRFIVETLKPYIDSHYRTLPNETGIMGSSLGGLISIYAGFAYPETFRYVGAMSSAFWFNPEIYDFVRNAPEGPEKIYIDWGTLEGSDPSEMVETNRRMVEVLREKGYIEDENLLVIEDKGAGHNEYYWSRRFPDAVLWLFGG; translated from the coding sequence ATGGTAAAAAACATCCCAACCATACCTATCATTGTGCTGCTCGCGGGAATGCTCGTCCTCTCCGCTGGATGTCTCAACGGCGGCGGAGCCACGCAGACGACCTCAGGACAGTCCAACGAAAGCACCACCCTCCAGGCCAGTGAGACGACCGATTCTCCCCAGAGCACCCCGATGCCAACTAGCTCCATTTCAACGACGGGAACAGCGAGCACCGAAGTACTCGAAGGGGACAATGAAACGACCTCCACCGCTACGGGAACCCCCAATGTGGTCACGGTCACGTTCATCGTCTCGGTTCCTAACTACACTCCGGAAAACGACTCGATTTATATCGCAGGTGACTTCAACGGCTGGAATCCGGGTGATGAAAACTACAGGCTCAGAAAGCGCGACGACGGGAGGTGGGAGATAACGCTGGAGTTCAGGGAAGGAACCGGGATCGAGTTCAAGTTCACCCGCGGCTCGTGGGAGACCGTTGAGAAGGGCAGAAACGGTGAAGAGATTTCGAACAGACACTTCACGTTCAAGGAAAACGGAATCTACGAGTTCACGGTTTATCACTGGCGCGATTACGTGGAGGAGGTAGGGGTCGGCACGCACACGATAGTCGGGAACGTGACGACTTTCAAGATGTTCATGCCCCAGCTCAACAGGACGAGGAGGATATGGGTCTATCTGCCGCCCGACTACGGGAAAAGCGACAGAAGATACCCCGTCCTCTACATGCACGACGGCCAGAACCTCTTTGACCAGGCGACCTCCTTCGCCGGCGAATGGAATGTGGACGAGACCCTGGAGAAACTCTTTCGGGAGAGAAACTTCTCCGTCATAGTGGTCGGCATAGACAACGGCGGTGAGAGGAGGATAGACGAGTACTCGCCGTGGAGGAACGAGGCCTACGAAGGGGGCGGGGAGGGAGACGCCTACGTCCGCTTCATCGTCGAAACTCTCAAGCCGTACATCGACTCCCATTACAGAACCCTCCCGAACGAGACAGGGATAATGGGCTCCTCCCTCGGGGGGCTCATCTCGATCTACGCCGGCTTCGCCTACCCGGAGACCTTCCGCTACGTTGGGGCTATGAGTTCAGCCTTCTGGTTCAACCCGGAGATCTATGACTTCGTGAGGAACGCCCCGGAAGGCCCGGAAAAGATCTACATCGACTGGGGGACCCTTGAGGGAAGCGACCCGAGCGAAATGGTGGAGACCAACAGGAGGATGGTGGAGGTATTGAGGGAGAAGGGCTACATTGAGGACGAAAACCTCCTCGTCATCGAGGATAAAGGTGCAGGGCACAACGAGTACTACTGGTCGAGGCGCTTTCCGGACGCGGTGCTCTGGCTCTTCGGCGGTTGA
- a CDS encoding DUF835 domain-containing protein translates to MDGTQTVLVVEASIVMLADLTAATVIFKKYLSTRRKSVLAFSLAWIFDFIFVLASAFQDVGWLEVVGLISLPLFAGLMFYGSVLFMGEESLGIRHGNLGKMGLMPVMFMFYMYATYYYTNNALWTATVAASFGISGVFVVGAGTLLWDVREIYHSAVKYLSMGIIFFGLHLIPASILGIHTWYMPVGFTLSTVLIVEMAWAMLRLVHMDTFENISKSVPSEIDMSPGVMVIDQKSYIQLKSVLANSPVLAFIRNVSDIPETWTYYFVTTVPFERAAKTLNPTDLAKMVEISYRYMEKVSASGGRGVVVIDCPEYLAVYNSWESLMKFLSKLRDIVVINNGTLILVVEKTSFDPQRYSQLVRLME, encoded by the coding sequence ATGGACGGTACCCAAACGGTCCTCGTGGTTGAGGCGTCCATAGTTATGCTGGCGGATTTAACCGCCGCAACGGTGATATTTAAAAAGTACCTCTCAACCCGCAGGAAGTCGGTACTTGCCTTTTCCCTGGCGTGGATATTCGATTTTATCTTTGTCCTTGCCAGTGCCTTCCAGGATGTGGGCTGGCTTGAGGTTGTTGGATTGATCTCACTGCCCCTATTTGCGGGATTGATGTTCTACGGCTCGGTTCTGTTTATGGGGGAGGAAAGCCTTGGAATACGCCACGGCAACTTGGGAAAAATGGGACTCATGCCGGTTATGTTCATGTTTTATATGTACGCCACATATTACTACACGAACAACGCTCTGTGGACCGCCACTGTGGCCGCCTCTTTTGGTATAAGCGGAGTTTTCGTCGTTGGGGCGGGGACTCTGCTGTGGGACGTGAGGGAGATTTATCATAGTGCCGTGAAGTACCTTTCAATGGGCATTATCTTCTTTGGACTTCACCTGATTCCCGCCTCAATTTTGGGTATCCATACTTGGTACATGCCTGTGGGGTTCACACTCTCAACGGTCCTCATAGTTGAGATGGCATGGGCCATGCTTCGTCTAGTGCACATGGACACTTTTGAGAACATTTCAAAAAGCGTTCCATCGGAGATAGACATGAGCCCTGGAGTGATGGTGATAGATCAGAAGAGCTACATTCAGCTCAAATCCGTCCTTGCGAACTCCCCGGTCCTTGCATTTATACGCAATGTCTCCGACATTCCGGAGACGTGGACATACTACTTCGTGACAACGGTTCCCTTTGAAAGGGCTGCCAAAACGCTTAACCCAACTGATCTGGCCAAGATGGTGGAAATCTCCTACCGCTATATGGAGAAAGTCTCCGCCTCCGGCGGCAGGGGCGTTGTTGTTATTGACTGCCCGGAATACCTCGCGGTTTACAACTCCTGGGAGAGCCTTATGAAATTTCTCTCGAAACTGCGGGACATTGTTGTCATCAACAATGGTACCCTGATACTGGTTGTTGAGAAGACCAGCTTCGACCCCCAAAGGTACTCCCAGCTTGTACGGCTTATGGAGTGA
- a CDS encoding ATP-binding protein, which produces MLEMQNPWWFNEPDRDWELFEKLTYRIRPRWLDELSTEPFALNFVVGPRRVGKTLGIKLLIRELLKRVDSPYAVFYFSCDVLEDYRELLEVLNDYLKLKRRKGIKTAFVFLDEVSLVDDWWRALKFLIDRGELRGDVVTVTGSISLTVGRHFETFGGRRGKGKTVEVMPLSFRDYYRLFHDEFFPSKGEEVFERYLETGGYLAYLNGTLKVEELVGFLKADLKALDRSTDLARDVVGAVLDKAPSPTSFNAVAKAVGVSPHTARDYIELFEAFHVLLQVLYLGGDGKVYPRKERKLILRDQLLARAMELWTRRGVDKAVLYEWLVQEHLYRKFGEVYYYRNSYEVDAIAGNLKVEVKSGERKGRYLRDVRVLKGSEIPGFLYSLT; this is translated from the coding sequence ATGCTTGAAATGCAAAACCCATGGTGGTTTAACGAGCCGGACAGGGACTGGGAGCTCTTTGAAAAGCTCACCTACAGGATTAGGCCGAGGTGGCTCGACGAGCTTTCAACGGAGCCTTTCGCCCTCAACTTCGTCGTTGGACCAAGGCGGGTCGGGAAAACGCTCGGGATAAAGCTCCTTATCAGGGAGCTCCTCAAACGGGTCGATAGTCCCTATGCGGTCTTTTATTTCAGCTGCGACGTCCTCGAGGACTACAGGGAGCTTTTGGAGGTCCTCAACGACTACCTCAAACTGAAGAGGCGGAAAGGCATAAAAACTGCCTTCGTGTTCCTCGACGAGGTCAGCCTGGTTGATGACTGGTGGCGTGCTTTGAAATTCCTCATAGACAGGGGCGAGCTAAGGGGCGACGTCGTTACCGTAACGGGCTCGATTTCCCTGACGGTTGGACGGCACTTCGAGACCTTCGGGGGCAGGAGGGGAAAGGGAAAGACCGTCGAGGTAATGCCCCTGAGCTTCCGCGATTATTACCGGCTCTTCCACGACGAGTTCTTTCCCTCAAAGGGCGAGGAGGTTTTTGAGCGATACCTCGAAACCGGCGGCTACCTCGCATACCTCAACGGAACGCTGAAGGTCGAGGAGCTGGTGGGCTTCCTGAAGGCGGATTTGAAAGCTTTAGACCGCTCCACCGACCTCGCGAGGGACGTTGTGGGGGCTGTGCTTGATAAAGCCCCCTCTCCAACTTCCTTCAACGCAGTGGCGAAGGCCGTCGGCGTTTCCCCTCACACGGCGAGGGATTACATCGAGCTCTTCGAGGCGTTCCACGTTCTCCTGCAGGTTCTCTACCTCGGTGGCGACGGAAAGGTCTATCCGAGGAAGGAACGAAAACTGATTCTCCGCGACCAGCTCCTCGCGAGGGCGATGGAGCTGTGGACGAGGAGGGGGGTTGATAAGGCTGTTCTCTACGAATGGCTCGTCCAGGAGCACCTCTACCGGAAGTTCGGCGAGGTTTACTACTACCGGAACTCCTACGAGGTTGATGCGATAGCAGGAAACCTGAAGGTCGAGGTCAAGTCGGGGGAAAGGAAGGGACGCTATCTGAGGGACGTCAGGGTTCTGAAGGGCTCCGAGATTCCGGGGTTCCTCTACTCCCTTACTTAG
- a CDS encoding deoxyhypusine synthase yields MTEPKDIVLKESQEVEGLPIEGPWPDEVSSLEEVLDYYERIGFQATHLGRAIEIWQKVEEKRASGEEVRVFLGYTSNIISSGLREIIAWLVKEGKVDVIVTTAGGIEEDFIKALKPFILGDWQVNDALMREKGINRIGNIFVPNDRYIEFEKYMIPFFERVLEMERKTGKPLTASEFIHEMGRYMDEKLGKEKERSVIYWAYKRNVPIFCPAITDGSIGDMLYFFKEERGDRELIIDIANDIVKLNNLAVTAKETASIILGGSLPKHAIINANLFRGGTDYAIYITTAIPWDGSLSGAPPSEGVSWGKIRAKADYVEIWADATLVFPMLVWKVMKG; encoded by the coding sequence ATGACCGAGCCGAAGGATATAGTGCTTAAGGAGAGCCAGGAGGTCGAGGGCCTTCCAATCGAGGGGCCCTGGCCCGACGAGGTTTCGAGTCTTGAGGAGGTTCTCGATTATTACGAGCGCATAGGCTTTCAGGCGACGCACCTCGGAAGGGCGATAGAGATCTGGCAGAAGGTAGAGGAGAAGCGCGCCAGCGGCGAGGAGGTTAGAGTTTTCCTTGGCTACACCTCCAACATAATCTCCTCCGGGCTGAGGGAGATAATCGCGTGGCTCGTCAAAGAGGGCAAGGTGGACGTCATCGTAACCACCGCTGGCGGAATCGAGGAGGACTTCATAAAGGCCCTGAAGCCATTTATCCTCGGCGACTGGCAGGTTAATGACGCTTTAATGCGCGAGAAGGGAATCAATAGAATCGGCAACATCTTCGTGCCCAACGACCGCTACATCGAGTTCGAGAAGTACATGATTCCCTTCTTCGAGCGGGTCCTTGAGATGGAGCGAAAAACCGGAAAGCCCCTGACGGCGAGCGAGTTCATCCACGAGATGGGCCGCTACATGGACGAGAAGCTCGGCAAAGAGAAGGAGCGCTCGGTAATCTACTGGGCCTACAAGAGGAACGTCCCGATATTCTGTCCCGCCATAACCGACGGCTCGATAGGGGACATGCTCTACTTCTTCAAGGAGGAGCGCGGGGACAGGGAACTCATTATAGACATCGCCAACGATATAGTCAAGCTCAACAATCTAGCCGTTACGGCTAAAGAGACCGCCTCGATAATTCTCGGAGGCTCCCTGCCAAAGCACGCGATAATCAACGCCAACCTCTTCCGCGGAGGAACCGACTACGCGATTTACATCACGACGGCTATTCCATGGGACGGCTCGCTGAGCGGTGCACCGCCGAGCGAAGGTGTCAGCTGGGGCAAGATAAGGGCTAAGGCTGACTACGTTGAGATTTGGGCCGACGCGACGCTGGTCTTCCCCATGCTGGTGTGGAAGGTGATGAAGGGGTGA
- a CDS encoding SDR family oxidoreductase, which yields MRVEIDLNGIGVIVTASSRGIGFNVAKELLKRNARVVISSRSEENLKKALEELSGYGEVYSVRTNLFDQRDLENLVKEGWELLGGIDALVWNAGNVRCEPCLLHEAGYIDWIEASALHTVAPGYLTTLLVQTWLERKKKGTLIYLNSVSIKEPMPPLALADVTRAGLVQLARSVSRTYGKRGIRAYSVLLGSFDTPGARENLKAVAEARGEPFEETWEREVLGRTPLHRTGRWSELGSLVAFLLSEEAEYMLGSTVVIDGAMTRGIDI from the coding sequence ATGAGGGTGGAGATAGACCTGAACGGCATCGGCGTCATCGTCACGGCATCATCGCGGGGCATAGGGTTCAACGTTGCAAAGGAGCTGTTGAAGAGGAACGCGAGAGTTGTTATAAGCTCCAGGAGTGAGGAGAATCTGAAGAAGGCCCTGGAAGAGCTTTCGGGCTACGGCGAGGTTTATTCCGTTAGAACCAACCTCTTCGACCAGCGCGATCTGGAGAACCTCGTCAAGGAGGGATGGGAGCTCCTCGGTGGAATCGACGCCCTCGTCTGGAACGCCGGCAACGTCCGCTGTGAACCCTGCCTCCTCCACGAGGCTGGTTATATAGACTGGATTGAGGCCTCTGCTCTTCATACGGTCGCTCCGGGTTATTTAACGACGCTCCTTGTCCAGACGTGGCTTGAAAGAAAAAAGAAGGGCACGTTGATTTACCTCAACTCCGTCTCGATAAAGGAGCCGATGCCGCCGCTGGCTCTGGCAGATGTAACGCGGGCGGGTCTGGTTCAGCTCGCCAGGAGCGTTTCGAGAACATACGGAAAGCGCGGGATAAGGGCCTACAGCGTTCTGCTCGGAAGCTTCGATACACCCGGTGCACGGGAGAACCTCAAAGCCGTCGCCGAGGCGAGGGGAGAACCCTTTGAGGAGACCTGGGAGCGGGAAGTGCTTGGAAGAACGCCCCTCCACAGGACGGGAAGATGGAGCGAACTCGGTTCGCTGGTGGCTTTTCTCCTGAGCGAAGAGGCGGAGTACATGCTCGGCTCAACAGTTGTGATAGACGGGGCAATGACGAGGGGGATAGACATTTAA
- a CDS encoding HD domain-containing protein: MNGKIIHDGIHGSMKLTGLILDLVKTPEFQRLRNIRQLGLAYLVYPGANHSRFEHSLGAWSIARRLAAEVGLSEDESMLLQVGALLHDIGHGPFSHTFESIYKHYVKEHDHMRLGQDIVLGKINITESENGGRIPEIIEDYGYDFEPADVANLILGKHEKRYLGQMLHGDVDVDQLDYLVRDAHYTGVAHGIIDLERLMKVLRIHDGELVVDEKGIEAVEGMMVARSLMYSRVYFHHTVKIAEGMLTRALEFALEEGHLWDFWKMTDCRVLVELEDLEGFPAEMVRRVKYRELYKAAVLANADELSTEEKRELLTAYRNVKRRQEIERALADEVGAREGEVILEFSIADLMLSEPRLKATEINVLLDDGGIQPLTRVTPLANALKRRQTPRWAVLIASPGEYVPKLRETWRKVLFS; this comes from the coding sequence ATGAATGGGAAAATTATTCACGACGGTATCCACGGCAGCATGAAGCTCACAGGGCTCATTCTTGACCTCGTCAAAACCCCCGAGTTCCAGCGTCTCAGGAATATAAGACAGCTCGGCCTCGCGTACCTCGTTTACCCTGGTGCCAACCACTCTCGCTTTGAACACTCCCTCGGCGCGTGGAGCATAGCCCGAAGACTCGCCGCGGAAGTTGGACTGAGCGAGGATGAAAGTATGCTCCTCCAGGTCGGGGCTCTCCTTCACGACATCGGGCACGGGCCCTTCAGCCACACGTTCGAGAGCATATACAAGCACTACGTTAAAGAGCACGACCATATGCGGCTCGGACAGGATATAGTTCTCGGCAAGATCAACATAACCGAGAGCGAGAACGGCGGCAGGATTCCAGAGATAATTGAGGATTACGGCTATGACTTCGAACCGGCGGACGTGGCGAACCTCATCCTCGGCAAACACGAAAAGCGCTACCTCGGCCAGATGCTGCACGGCGATGTGGACGTTGATCAGCTCGACTACCTGGTCAGGGACGCGCACTACACCGGCGTCGCCCACGGCATAATCGACCTGGAGAGGCTCATGAAGGTCCTCCGGATTCACGACGGCGAGCTCGTTGTCGATGAGAAGGGCATCGAGGCAGTTGAGGGCATGATGGTAGCAAGATCCCTCATGTACTCCCGCGTTTACTTCCACCACACCGTGAAGATAGCGGAGGGAATGCTCACCCGGGCCCTGGAGTTCGCCCTGGAGGAGGGCCACCTCTGGGACTTCTGGAAGATGACCGACTGCCGCGTTCTTGTGGAGCTGGAGGATCTCGAGGGCTTCCCCGCGGAGATGGTGCGGCGCGTGAAGTACAGGGAGCTTTACAAGGCCGCAGTTCTGGCAAACGCCGACGAACTGAGCACCGAGGAGAAGAGGGAGCTGCTGACGGCGTACAGGAACGTCAAAAGGAGGCAGGAGATAGAGAGGGCACTCGCAGATGAGGTTGGTGCGAGGGAAGGGGAGGTGATCCTGGAGTTCAGCATAGCGGACCTCATGCTCAGCGAGCCGAGGCTTAAGGCAACGGAGATAAACGTTCTCCTGGACGACGGAGGGATACAGCCGCTGACCCGGGTTACGCCCCTGGCCAACGCCCTGAAGAGGCGTCAGACGCCGCGCTGGGCCGTCCTCATAGCGTCACCGGGGGAGTACGTACCCAAACTGCGGGAGACCTGGAGAAAGGTGCTGTTCAGCTGA
- a CDS encoding GNAT family N-acetyltransferase — MRPIILRGSLVSIGMLLKDDLRQVWLWYNDRDVRKYLSFPEEIFFYEDELEWYEALRREKKHEKVFAIIENSSRSLVGLVGLHRIDHHNGRAELGYFLARRHWGHGYASEAVELALDYAFEWLNLRKVYAHVFETNIASIRVLEKNGFTLAGRWRKHQYVPGEGFVDVLMYERFRETKKPDGR; from the coding sequence ATGAGGCCGATCATACTCAGGGGAAGCCTCGTGTCGATAGGCATGCTTCTGAAGGACGACCTGCGGCAGGTCTGGCTCTGGTACAACGACCGCGACGTCAGGAAGTACCTCTCCTTCCCGGAGGAGATATTCTTCTACGAGGATGAGCTGGAGTGGTACGAGGCTCTGAGGCGGGAAAAGAAGCACGAGAAGGTATTCGCAATCATAGAGAACTCCTCGCGCTCCCTCGTTGGACTTGTGGGGCTGCACAGAATAGACCACCACAACGGGCGCGCCGAGCTTGGCTACTTCCTGGCCAGAAGGCACTGGGGCCACGGCTATGCCAGCGAGGCTGTAGAGCTCGCCCTTGACTACGCCTTTGAGTGGCTCAACCTGCGGAAGGTCTATGCCCACGTCTTCGAGACAAACATTGCATCGATAAGGGTTCTTGAGAAGAACGGCTTCACCCTCGCGGGCCGCTGGAGGAAGCACCAGTACGTCCCGGGGGAGGGCTTCGTTGATGTGCTGATGTACGAGAGGTTCAGGGAGACGAAAAAACCAGACGGACGGTAA
- a CDS encoding transcriptional regulator, with protein MDRERLIRTVEAILRGTGYKTARMEFKGSCFDIVASRLFLLLFIKVATNIDAVTGEQAEDLKRLARFFKASPLIVGLKTKNAELEEGVVYERFGIYALRPETLYDVLVENEMPAIFAERGGFYVRINGGLLRKLREKYGYSINELAQLLGVSRKSLTNYERGEQAVSLEVAIRLEELFDEPLAEPIDVLHSTVEANLDVTPETPLEREIFDRLKELGLGVVKVKKAPFNAVSREEEFRILTGIDERKTRSTVKRAEMVAEVGRIINSDGVFILEKTRTEVVGEVPLIPKDSLDEVRDADELIDLIEELKKEIKKGLFG; from the coding sequence ATGGACAGGGAAAGGCTCATACGGACGGTTGAGGCGATACTCAGGGGCACGGGGTATAAAACGGCGCGTATGGAGTTTAAGGGCTCGTGCTTTGACATAGTGGCGAGCAGGTTATTCCTCCTGCTCTTCATAAAGGTGGCCACCAACATAGATGCCGTCACCGGGGAGCAGGCGGAGGATTTAAAGAGACTGGCCCGCTTCTTCAAGGCTTCGCCCCTGATCGTCGGCCTAAAGACGAAAAACGCCGAGCTTGAGGAGGGCGTCGTTTACGAGAGGTTTGGGATCTACGCCCTACGGCCCGAGACCCTCTACGACGTCCTCGTCGAGAACGAGATGCCGGCCATATTTGCCGAGCGCGGCGGCTTTTACGTGAGGATAAACGGCGGCCTCTTGAGGAAACTGAGGGAGAAGTACGGATACTCAATAAACGAGCTGGCGCAGCTCCTCGGCGTCTCCAGAAAGAGCCTCACCAACTACGAACGCGGTGAGCAGGCGGTCTCACTCGAGGTCGCCATACGACTTGAGGAGCTCTTCGACGAGCCCCTGGCGGAGCCCATCGACGTTCTCCACTCGACCGTTGAGGCCAACCTCGACGTTACCCCCGAGACACCGCTTGAGAGGGAGATATTCGACCGCCTCAAGGAACTGGGCCTCGGCGTTGTCAAGGTCAAGAAGGCCCCATTCAACGCTGTGTCGAGGGAGGAGGAGTTCAGGATCCTGACGGGCATAGACGAGCGCAAGACCCGCTCCACAGTCAAGCGCGCCGAGATGGTGGCGGAGGTTGGCAGGATAATAAACAGCGACGGTGTCTTCATACTCGAGAAGACCAGGACCGAGGTCGTTGGGGAGGTCCCCCTTATCCCGAAGGACAGCCTCGACGAGGTGAGGGACGCCGACGAGCTCATAGACCTCATAGAGGAGCTGAAGAAGGAGATAAAGAAGGGGCTCTTCGGCTGA
- the tiaS gene encoding tRNA(Ile2) 2-agmatinylcytidine synthetase TiaS encodes MLLHIGIDDTDSPNGMCTTYLGALLYRELSRIAEPIDLPRLIRLNPNIPYKTRGNGAVAMTFEVDEEFIPEIKNTVLFYVNQLADFTHENTNPGVVFFEGEIPEKLTEFSLRALREHVTIEEAEEVARQVGAEVFKFKLGRGIIGALASIGYPLERFTYELLAYREPENWGTPRRVDGESVFLADGWSYPFTYDNVDPYKRTVLITPHGKDPVLVGIRGIDAGKVLRTFERVEFEEPVAFYQLYKTNQNTDDHLTPKKINELRLYDSAVVRGKVAGPYWERGRHVFFELEDETGKIRVAAFEPTKKFRNYVRKLLPGDEIIAAGGVKEHEGVLTLNLEKFYPVKLVPKIEYQKPKCPRCGGTMKSKGDYLRCKRCGYRMPKKIIPVEVPRELERKIYEVPPDARKHLSRPLVLPGGEERILELVSERV; translated from the coding sequence ATGCTCCTTCACATCGGCATCGATGACACCGACTCGCCCAACGGCATGTGCACCACCTACCTCGGCGCGCTCCTCTACCGCGAGCTGTCCCGGATAGCGGAGCCCATCGACCTGCCGAGGCTGATAAGGCTCAACCCAAACATCCCGTACAAAACGAGGGGCAACGGAGCGGTCGCGATGACCTTTGAGGTCGATGAGGAGTTTATTCCAGAAATCAAAAACACGGTTCTCTTTTACGTGAACCAGCTGGCAGATTTCACCCACGAGAACACCAACCCCGGCGTTGTCTTCTTCGAAGGCGAAATCCCCGAAAAACTGACCGAGTTCTCACTCAGGGCGTTGAGGGAGCACGTCACCATAGAGGAAGCCGAGGAAGTTGCAAGGCAAGTTGGAGCCGAGGTCTTCAAGTTCAAGCTCGGTCGCGGAATAATCGGCGCGCTCGCTTCAATCGGCTACCCCCTCGAGCGCTTCACTTACGAGCTGTTGGCCTACAGGGAGCCTGAAAACTGGGGGACGCCGAGGAGAGTCGATGGGGAGAGCGTCTTTTTAGCTGACGGGTGGAGTTATCCATTCACCTACGACAACGTTGACCCATACAAGAGAACAGTTCTGATAACGCCCCACGGCAAGGACCCTGTCCTCGTTGGAATCCGCGGGATCGATGCCGGGAAGGTCCTCCGGACCTTCGAGCGGGTTGAGTTTGAGGAACCTGTCGCTTTCTACCAGCTCTACAAGACCAACCAGAACACCGACGACCACCTAACGCCGAAGAAAATCAACGAGCTGAGGCTCTACGACAGTGCGGTTGTCAGAGGTAAAGTAGCCGGCCCCTACTGGGAGCGCGGGAGGCACGTTTTCTTCGAGCTGGAGGACGAGACCGGGAAAATTAGAGTGGCAGCCTTTGAACCCACCAAAAAGTTCCGTAACTATGTGAGGAAGCTCCTGCCGGGCGATGAGATTATCGCGGCGGGAGGAGTTAAGGAGCACGAGGGCGTTTTAACGCTCAACCTTGAGAAGTTCTACCCGGTCAAACTCGTCCCCAAAATCGAGTATCAGAAGCCCAAGTGTCCGCGCTGTGGAGGGACGATGAAGAGCAAGGGTGATTACCTCAGGTGCAAGCGCTGCGGTTATAGAATGCCGAAGAAGATCATCCCGGTCGAAGTCCCGCGAGAGCTGGAGAGGAAAATCTACGAAGTGCCACCAGACGCGAGGAAGCACCTGTCGAGACCGCTGGTGCTGCCGGGCGGGGAGGAGAGGATTTTGGAGCTTGTGAGCGAAAGGGTTTAA